The following proteins are co-located in the Nocardioides piscis genome:
- a CDS encoding PPA1309 family protein: MSEISLPQDPALAAAILEIESHIADGGWDQPARLYALVDTARIVAQEPELAADMGLDVAAAEGSFTPVEQDTPQDQRLEVTLESIGWPPEVTGCAAVVERLVLPPEVDDEIPEDPEAAEEFAREHPLRQEVRIVAGATRAGATYCALRLRAHDDDQSVVDGTELVPGLLDLLRGTLEGEA, translated from the coding sequence ATGAGCGAGATTTCCCTTCCGCAAGATCCGGCGCTGGCCGCTGCCATCTTGGAGATCGAGTCGCACATCGCCGACGGGGGCTGGGACCAGCCGGCGCGGCTCTATGCGTTGGTCGACACGGCCAGGATCGTGGCCCAGGAGCCGGAGCTGGCCGCGGACATGGGCCTCGACGTCGCCGCGGCCGAGGGCTCCTTCACCCCGGTCGAGCAGGACACGCCACAGGACCAGCGCCTGGAGGTGACGCTGGAGTCAATCGGCTGGCCGCCGGAGGTCACGGGCTGCGCTGCCGTGGTGGAGCGTCTCGTCCTGCCGCCGGAGGTCGACGACGAGATCCCCGAGGACCCCGAGGCGGCTGAGGAGTTCGCGCGCGAGCACCCGCTTCGCCAGGAGGTCAGGATCGTCGCCGGAGCCACCCGGGCCGGTGCGACCTACTGTGCCCTGCGCCTGCGCGCCCATGACGACGACCAGTCGGTGGTCGACGGCACCGAGCTCGTGCCGGGTCTGCTCGACCTGCTGCGCGGCACCTTGGAGGGTGAGGCATGA
- a CDS encoding UPF0182 family protein, whose amino-acid sequence MSGMYGRPSAGAEAPAPPPRNGRSRTLIITAAVMVVLFLSLTTFASFWTERLWFKAAGYSSVFGTLLWTRIGLFLVFGAVMAAVVALNLALAYRMRPLLGGGGDVNLARYRDAVSPATGWILGGVSALMGAFAGASAAGQWREFSLWRNSTPFGHSDPYFERDASFYVFELPWWHYLVDFAMALAVVGLMASLLVHYLYGGIRLSVARDRLSGAAQVHISALLGVFVLAKAADYWLDRFDLVTGSGSLFTGMGYTDDKAVLPAKEILTGIALICAVLFFLNIWRRTWLLPTMGIALLALSAVILGLIVPGTVQQFQVSPNVPDREGPYIGRNIDATRMAYNLDAVEETSYSSDPSVAGGELGALDEATAKVPVVDPKVVSQTFEQQQQVRAYYSVPPVLDVDRYEIDGRDRALVLGVRELDQSGLADSDKNWFNQHVVYTHGNGVIAAYGNQRADEDDEQSQSIQWAEGQEDSESDLTELSEGGYESRVYFGELSPSYSVVGQRGDEPAVELDLPKGERDDENQTTTYDGKGGVPIGSAIDKLLYAVKFGEPNLVLSGRVHEDSKILYDRNPRRMVEKVAPWLTVDSDPYPAVIDGRIQWILDGYTVTDQFPLSQRESLDEMTEDSLADPPGFQTLPTDEINYMRNAVKATVDAYDGTVTLYAWDEEDPILKAWSEVFPGVVQPKSEIPETLMEHVRYPDDLFKVQRHQFARYHLTEPGDWYDGANRWEVPEDPQDPTTQQPPYRLFVDDTWALTSVYVPRGKNNLASFMSVNSDATSEDYGKISVLELPNERTAGPGQIANELSSDDGVREELLGYTQGGVTPIYGNLLTLPVGEGLMYVQPVYTQRSADTEASFPILRFVLVSYGGRIGIGETLREAIADVLGVDASDPTPEPEPERPGRGDEDPPTQPQGSVDDQIRDLLDQAEAKFEAADQAQANGNTVGWARLMEEGRELITEAVELAAQ is encoded by the coding sequence ATGAGCGGAATGTATGGCCGTCCGTCCGCTGGCGCCGAGGCGCCCGCCCCGCCGCCGCGGAACGGACGCTCGCGCACCCTGATCATCACCGCCGCAGTGATGGTGGTGCTCTTCCTCAGCCTGACGACCTTCGCGAGCTTCTGGACCGAGCGGCTGTGGTTCAAGGCGGCCGGCTATTCGAGCGTCTTCGGGACCTTGCTGTGGACCCGGATCGGGTTGTTCCTCGTCTTCGGCGCCGTGATGGCCGCCGTGGTCGCGCTCAACCTGGCCCTCGCCTACCGGATGCGCCCGCTGCTGGGCGGCGGCGGGGACGTCAACCTCGCGCGCTATCGCGACGCTGTCTCGCCCGCCACCGGCTGGATCCTCGGCGGGGTGTCTGCGCTGATGGGTGCATTCGCCGGCGCCTCGGCCGCCGGGCAGTGGCGCGAGTTCTCGCTGTGGCGCAACTCCACGCCGTTCGGGCACTCAGACCCCTACTTCGAGCGCGACGCGAGCTTCTATGTCTTCGAGCTCCCGTGGTGGCACTACCTCGTCGACTTCGCGATGGCGCTCGCCGTGGTGGGGTTGATGGCGTCCCTCCTCGTGCACTACCTGTACGGCGGCATCAGGCTCTCGGTCGCACGCGACCGGCTCAGCGGTGCGGCGCAGGTCCACATCTCCGCCCTGTTGGGCGTCTTCGTGCTCGCCAAGGCCGCCGACTACTGGCTCGACCGCTTCGACCTCGTCACCGGCTCGGGCTCGCTCTTCACCGGGATGGGCTACACCGACGACAAGGCAGTCCTACCGGCCAAGGAGATCCTGACCGGCATCGCGCTGATCTGTGCCGTGCTCTTCTTCCTCAACATCTGGCGACGCACCTGGCTGCTGCCGACCATGGGCATCGCCCTGCTCGCACTGTCCGCGGTGATCCTGGGCCTGATCGTCCCCGGCACCGTCCAGCAGTTCCAGGTCAGCCCCAACGTCCCGGACCGCGAGGGCCCCTACATCGGTCGGAACATCGACGCGACCCGCATGGCCTACAACCTCGACGCCGTCGAGGAGACGTCCTACTCCTCTGATCCCAGTGTCGCGGGCGGCGAGCTGGGTGCGCTCGACGAGGCCACTGCCAAGGTGCCGGTCGTCGACCCCAAGGTGGTCAGCCAGACCTTCGAGCAGCAGCAGCAGGTGCGCGCCTACTACTCGGTGCCGCCTGTGCTCGACGTCGACCGCTACGAGATCGACGGCCGCGACCGGGCCCTGGTCCTGGGCGTGCGCGAGCTCGATCAGTCCGGGCTGGCTGACAGTGACAAGAACTGGTTCAACCAGCACGTCGTCTACACCCATGGAAACGGGGTGATCGCGGCCTACGGCAACCAGCGCGCCGACGAGGACGACGAGCAGTCGCAGTCGATCCAGTGGGCAGAGGGCCAGGAGGACAGCGAGAGCGACCTGACGGAGCTCTCGGAGGGTGGCTACGAGTCGCGCGTCTACTTCGGTGAGCTCAGTCCCTCCTACTCAGTCGTGGGCCAGCGCGGCGACGAGCCCGCTGTCGAGCTGGACCTGCCCAAGGGGGAGCGGGACGACGAGAACCAGACGACGACCTACGACGGCAAGGGCGGCGTGCCGATTGGCAGCGCCATCGACAAGCTGCTCTATGCGGTGAAGTTCGGCGAACCCAACCTGGTGCTGTCGGGACGCGTGCACGAGGACAGCAAGATCCTCTATGACCGCAACCCGCGCCGGATGGTGGAGAAGGTCGCACCCTGGTTGACCGTCGACTCCGACCCGTATCCCGCCGTGATCGACGGCCGGATCCAGTGGATCCTCGACGGCTACACGGTCACCGACCAGTTCCCGCTGTCGCAGCGGGAGTCGCTCGACGAGATGACCGAGGACTCGCTGGCCGATCCTCCGGGCTTCCAGACGCTGCCGACCGACGAGATCAACTACATGCGCAACGCGGTCAAGGCCACGGTCGACGCCTACGACGGAACCGTCACCCTCTATGCCTGGGACGAGGAGGATCCCATCCTCAAGGCGTGGAGCGAGGTCTTCCCCGGCGTCGTGCAGCCGAAGTCGGAGATCCCCGAGACCTTGATGGAGCACGTGCGCTACCCCGACGACCTCTTCAAGGTGCAGCGCCACCAGTTCGCCCGATACCACCTGACCGAGCCCGGCGACTGGTACGACGGAGCCAACCGCTGGGAGGTGCCGGAGGACCCGCAGGACCCGACGACCCAGCAGCCGCCGTACCGCCTCTTCGTCGACGACACCTGGGCCCTGACGTCGGTCTACGTGCCGCGCGGCAAGAACAACCTGGCCTCGTTCATGTCGGTCAACAGCGACGCGACCAGCGAGGACTACGGCAAGATCTCGGTCCTCGAGCTGCCCAACGAGCGCACTGCGGGCCCGGGCCAGATCGCCAACGAGCTGAGCTCCGACGACGGGGTGCGCGAGGAGCTTCTCGGCTACACCCAGGGCGGGGTGACGCCGATCTATGGCAACCTGCTGACCCTGCCCGTCGGCGAGGGCCTGATGTATGTGCAGCCCGTCTACACCCAACGGTCCGCAGACACCGAAGCGAGCTTCCCGATCCTGCGGTTCGTGCTCGTCTCCTACGGCGGACGGATCGGCATCGGTGAGACGCTGCGTGAGGCCATCGCGGACGTCCTCGGGGTCGATGCCAGCGACCCGACACCGGAGCCCGAGCCGGAGCGACCAGGTCGCGGTGACGAGGATCCGCCGACACAACCCCAGGGGTCTGTCGACGACCAGATCCGGGACCTGCTCGACCAGGCCGAGGCGAAGTTCGAGGCTGCCGACCAGGCCCAGGCCAACGGCAACACCGTGGGCTGGGCGCGGCTGATGGAAGAAGGCCGTGAGCTGATCACCGAGGCGGTCGAGCTCGCCGCTCAGTAG
- a CDS encoding molybdenum cofactor biosynthesis protein MoaE, producing the protein MVDEHERPDRDAAVRLVDLREEPLDVGEVVNALDDPAAGGLTLFVGRVRDHDGGQGVTSLDYSAHPTALRRLRAVCDQVVAEHEVHGVAAVHRVGHLDIGDIAVIVATTASHRDVAFTASRALIDTLKAQVPIWKHQRFADGDEEWVGLP; encoded by the coding sequence ATGGTGGACGAGCACGAGCGACCCGATCGAGACGCTGCCGTGCGCCTCGTCGACCTGCGTGAGGAGCCGCTGGACGTGGGCGAGGTCGTCAACGCCCTCGACGACCCGGCCGCAGGGGGGCTGACGCTCTTCGTCGGCCGCGTCCGTGACCACGACGGGGGACAGGGCGTCACCTCTCTCGACTACTCGGCCCACCCCACCGCCCTCCGGCGGCTGCGCGCGGTGTGCGACCAGGTGGTGGCCGAGCACGAGGTGCACGGTGTCGCGGCTGTGCACCGCGTCGGTCACCTCGACATCGGCGACATCGCCGTCATCGTCGCCACCACCGCCAGCCACCGCGACGTGGCCTTCACGGCCTCGCGGGCGTTGATCGACACGTTGAAGGCGCAGGTGCCGATCTGGAAGCACCAGCGTTTCGCGGACGGTGATGAGGAGTGGGTCGGCCTACCCTGA
- a CDS encoding helix-turn-helix domain-containing protein — protein sequence MLQPARDDRLALRERLAGTLPGMLDEALARVTSEVAFTRHTEAGASSDVERVIRQNLDHFGSLLRQERLPAPEEIELMMRAAARRAEERVPLPEVLAAYFTGFRYCWEQSGKLIEGDESADLVEVGSLALSYLQTVTTAVIDAYVETTTALSGQDREGRATLLAALLAGTDRATDWHAAGLDVWDEHSVVVLRLARPRHEDDATMTIEARRRTRAIRKALIELTGSEVLDDLTTLGGVVVLDGRVDPVRLRQALFPILGSRWHAGLAVADAHCPTPEAAAAAADCAEVADRLNHPSGVHQLADLLLEVQVTRPGPARTALRQLLRPLEDSTELVQTLAVYVEENGRRAVTAARLHVHPNTLDYRLRRIRELTGIDPCEREGGQLLRAALVVREFVESIPRH from the coding sequence ATGCTCCAGCCTGCGCGCGACGACCGGCTCGCGCTGCGTGAGCGGCTCGCCGGCACGCTGCCCGGGATGCTGGACGAGGCCCTGGCCCGGGTGACGAGCGAGGTGGCCTTCACCCGCCACACCGAGGCCGGGGCCAGCTCCGACGTGGAGCGGGTCATCCGGCAGAACCTCGACCACTTCGGCTCCCTCCTGCGGCAGGAGCGGCTGCCCGCTCCGGAGGAGATCGAGCTGATGATGCGCGCGGCTGCCCGGCGTGCCGAGGAGCGCGTGCCCCTGCCCGAGGTGCTGGCTGCCTACTTCACCGGCTTCCGCTACTGCTGGGAGCAGTCGGGCAAGCTCATCGAGGGCGACGAGTCCGCCGACCTCGTCGAGGTGGGCAGCCTGGCCCTGTCCTACCTGCAGACCGTGACGACCGCCGTCATCGACGCCTACGTCGAGACGACGACCGCGCTCTCGGGCCAGGACCGGGAGGGCCGGGCGACGCTGCTCGCGGCCCTGCTCGCCGGGACGGACAGGGCAACCGACTGGCACGCAGCCGGCCTCGACGTCTGGGACGAGCACTCGGTCGTCGTGCTGCGGCTCGCCAGGCCCCGGCACGAGGACGACGCCACCATGACCATCGAGGCGCGACGGCGGACCCGCGCCATACGCAAGGCACTCATCGAGCTCACCGGCAGCGAGGTCCTCGACGATCTCACGACCCTGGGAGGTGTGGTCGTGCTCGACGGGCGGGTCGACCCCGTCCGGCTGCGCCAGGCCCTCTTCCCGATCCTGGGGTCGCGCTGGCACGCGGGGCTCGCCGTCGCCGATGCTCACTGCCCCACCCCCGAGGCCGCGGCAGCTGCCGCTGACTGCGCGGAGGTTGCCGACCGGCTCAACCATCCCTCAGGCGTCCACCAGCTGGCCGACCTCCTCCTCGAGGTGCAGGTCACCAGGCCGGGCCCGGCCCGGACGGCGCTTCGACAGCTGCTGCGGCCGCTGGAGGACAGCACCGAGCTCGTGCAGACGCTGGCCGTCTATGTCGAGGAGAACGGGCGTCGGGCGGTGACGGCCGCACGCCTGCACGTGCACCCGAACACGCTGGACTATCGGCTGAGGCGGATCCGCGAGCTCACCGGCATCGACCCGTGCGAGCGGGAGGGCGGCCAGCTGTTGCGAGCCGCGCTGGTCGTGCGCGAGTTCGTGGAGAGCATCCCTCGACACTGA
- a CDS encoding NUDIX hydrolase has product MIHDDALAVLGAWAPPSPRDAALRERYLDHLHAHPDGLLRTCFPDHLTAGAVVVSHAGDAVLLNHHRKADAWLAFGGHVEPGDQTLAGAARRELVEESGLVEFDFDPVPLSLDEHAVEFCSDAGTVHHLDVRFLALASPDENHVVSEESNDVRWWPVAALPKTFEDMYLLIEAAVRRAREAHPRTSSAVRVSR; this is encoded by the coding sequence GTGATCCACGACGACGCGCTGGCGGTCCTGGGCGCCTGGGCACCCCCGTCGCCGCGCGACGCAGCCTTGCGTGAGCGCTACCTCGACCACCTCCACGCACATCCGGACGGGTTGCTGCGGACCTGCTTCCCCGACCACCTCACGGCCGGGGCCGTGGTCGTCTCGCACGCCGGCGACGCCGTCCTGCTCAACCACCACCGCAAGGCCGACGCCTGGCTCGCCTTCGGCGGACACGTCGAGCCCGGCGACCAGACCCTGGCAGGTGCTGCCCGCCGGGAGCTGGTCGAGGAGTCCGGCCTGGTCGAGTTCGACTTCGACCCCGTGCCGCTCTCCCTCGACGAGCACGCTGTGGAGTTCTGCTCCGACGCCGGCACGGTGCACCACCTCGACGTACGCTTCCTCGCCCTCGCCTCCCCCGATGAGAACCACGTCGTGAGCGAGGAGTCCAACGACGTCCGGTGGTGGCCGGTGGCGGCACTGCCGAAGACGTTCGAGGACATGTATCTCCTCATCGAGGCCGCTGTGCGGCGGGCCCGGGAGGCGCACCCGCGAACGTCTTCGGCAGTGCGGGTCAGCCGATGA
- a CDS encoding zinc-dependent metalloprotease, translating to MSTPGDGSDESNPFKGTPFEQIFNALGGGLPGPGQGGAMPDLGALMGQFQAFLQPHEGPVNWTLATDMARKVSAQQPDPTPTQSQRDAIADAVRLADHWLDAATDFPSGVTTTAAWSRADWIVETTEVWKRLVEPIAGSAAGALGNALPEEARAMAGPLLGMLGKATGAMVASQVGQGVGALSGEVLGASDIGLPLGPDGKAALLPTNVQRFADELDVSTDDVLLYLALREAAHQRLFANAPWLREHLIGAVTDYGRGIEINTSGIEEKLRGIDPTDPASMQSAMEGGLFDLAKSPAQQAALERLEITLALVEGWVDEVVGQATAQRMPAAGKLQEAVRRRRAAGGPAEQVFATLVGLELRPRRLRDASTLWGSLRTRQGTEARDGVWMHPDLLPTAADLDDPLGFREDAAAPDSLTDEDFDAGLRELLDGPTPDDE from the coding sequence ATGAGCACCCCCGGCGATGGATCGGACGAGTCGAACCCGTTCAAGGGCACCCCGTTCGAACAGATCTTCAACGCTCTCGGGGGCGGGCTGCCCGGGCCCGGGCAGGGCGGCGCCATGCCCGACCTCGGTGCGTTGATGGGCCAGTTCCAGGCGTTCCTGCAGCCCCATGAGGGCCCGGTCAACTGGACGCTGGCGACCGACATGGCGCGCAAGGTCTCGGCGCAGCAGCCCGATCCCACGCCGACCCAGTCCCAGCGTGACGCCATCGCCGACGCGGTCCGGCTCGCCGACCACTGGCTCGACGCCGCCACCGACTTCCCCTCCGGGGTGACCACGACAGCCGCGTGGAGCCGGGCCGACTGGATCGTGGAGACCACCGAGGTGTGGAAGCGCCTGGTGGAGCCGATCGCGGGTTCCGCCGCCGGTGCGCTCGGCAACGCGCTGCCCGAGGAGGCCCGAGCGATGGCCGGGCCCCTGCTCGGCATGCTCGGCAAGGCCACGGGCGCGATGGTCGCCAGCCAGGTCGGCCAAGGCGTCGGCGCCCTCTCCGGCGAGGTCCTCGGGGCCTCCGACATCGGGCTCCCCCTGGGCCCCGACGGCAAGGCCGCACTGCTGCCCACCAACGTGCAGCGGTTCGCCGACGAGCTCGATGTCAGCACCGACGACGTGCTCCTCTACCTCGCCCTGCGCGAAGCAGCCCACCAGCGGCTCTTCGCCAATGCACCGTGGTTGCGCGAGCACCTCATCGGTGCCGTCACCGACTACGGCCGCGGCATCGAGATCAACACCAGCGGCATCGAGGAGAAGCTGCGCGGCATCGACCCCACCGACCCGGCCTCGATGCAGTCGGCGATGGAGGGCGGACTCTTCGACCTGGCCAAGTCGCCGGCCCAGCAGGCTGCCCTCGAGCGCCTCGAGATCACCCTCGCCCTCGTCGAGGGCTGGGTGGACGAGGTCGTCGGCCAGGCCACCGCGCAGCGCATGCCCGCCGCAGGCAAGCTGCAGGAGGCCGTACGCCGACGCCGGGCCGCCGGCGGTCCCGCGGAGCAGGTCTTCGCCACCCTGGTCGGACTCGAGCTGCGACCGCGCAGGCTCCGTGACGCCTCGACCCTGTGGGGGTCGCTGCGCACCCGTCAGGGCACCGAGGCCCGCGACGGCGTCTGGATGCACCCCGACCTCCTGCCGACTGCCGCCGACCTGGACGACCCGCTGGGCTTCCGGGAGGACGCGGCGGCGCCCGATTCCCTGACCGACGAGGACTTCGACGCCGGGCTGCGCGAGCTGCTCGACGGCCCGACCCCCGACGACGAGTGA
- a CDS encoding YlbL family protein, producing MSQRTLAAILAVPLLLGLLVVVATQPLPYVTYRPGPTVDILGAPKGEEIVEVEGAETYRDSGELHLTTIYVDQPQDRIRLDQLMRAWIDPERAVYPYDAVYGPDDTDESNDAESFVQMVSSQDAAVATALKELGYDVEPKTEVLYVEEDLPADGVLKVRDILLEVDGKEIDSAQDVVDAVDGATQGQPVEFRIRRQGQVLTKRVTPREVDGDTRIGITPGPGFVFPFEVSVDVGDDIGGPSAGLMFSLAIYDTLTPGSLTGGEVVAGSGTIDAEGRAGPIGGVQQKIAGAAAAGAKLFLVAADNCSDTTGIDTEDLRLVRVETMHDAVEAITTWVDDPDAALPTCEDES from the coding sequence ATGAGTCAGCGGACGCTTGCGGCGATCCTCGCGGTCCCGTTGCTCCTCGGTCTGCTGGTCGTCGTGGCGACCCAGCCACTTCCCTATGTCACCTATCGTCCCGGACCGACCGTCGACATCCTGGGAGCGCCCAAGGGTGAGGAGATCGTCGAGGTCGAGGGAGCCGAGACCTATCGCGACTCCGGTGAGCTCCACCTGACCACCATCTATGTCGATCAGCCCCAGGACAGGATCCGGCTCGACCAGCTGATGCGCGCCTGGATCGACCCCGAGCGTGCCGTCTATCCCTATGACGCCGTCTATGGCCCCGACGACACCGACGAGTCCAACGATGCCGAGTCGTTCGTGCAGATGGTCTCCTCGCAGGACGCGGCGGTCGCGACCGCGCTGAAGGAGCTGGGCTACGACGTCGAGCCCAAGACCGAGGTGCTGTATGTCGAGGAGGACCTGCCGGCCGACGGCGTCCTCAAGGTCCGAGACATCCTGCTCGAGGTGGACGGCAAGGAGATCGACTCCGCCCAGGACGTCGTCGACGCGGTCGACGGTGCGACGCAGGGACAACCGGTGGAGTTCAGGATCCGGCGTCAGGGACAGGTGCTCACCAAGCGGGTGACCCCACGCGAGGTCGACGGTGACACGCGCATCGGCATCACCCCCGGGCCCGGGTTCGTGTTCCCGTTCGAGGTCTCCGTCGACGTCGGCGACGACATCGGCGGACCCAGCGCCGGGCTCATGTTCTCCCTGGCCATCTACGACACGCTCACCCCGGGTTCGCTGACGGGGGGAGAGGTGGTCGCCGGCAGCGGCACCATCGACGCGGAGGGCCGGGCCGGCCCCATCGGTGGGGTCCAGCAGAAGATCGCCGGCGCAGCAGCAGCGGGCGCCAAGCTCTTCCTGGTCGCGGCCGACAACTGTTCCGACACGACAGGGATCGACACCGAGGACCTGCGGTTGGTCCGGGTCGAGACCATGCACGACGCCGTTGAGGCGATCACCACCTGGGTCGACGACCCAGACGCAGCCCTGCCGACCTGTGAGGACGAGTCATGA
- a CDS encoding M48 family metallopeptidase yields the protein MADEHGPKVEVRRSKRRRRTVSAYRDGDVIVVQIPAAMSRRDERTWVAEMVARLERQETRRRPSDEQLLARAITLSDAWLGGMASPSSVRWVSNQKTRWGSCSPGDRSIRLSERLQQMPTWVVDYVLLHELAHLLEPGHGPAFWAWVDRYPKAERAKGYLSGWSAAARLELPDGYADDGGSAGQTAGSDD from the coding sequence ATGGCTGACGAGCACGGTCCGAAGGTCGAGGTTCGCCGGTCCAAGCGCCGGCGGCGCACGGTGTCGGCATACCGCGACGGAGACGTCATCGTGGTGCAGATCCCGGCCGCGATGAGTCGCCGCGACGAGCGGACCTGGGTCGCCGAGATGGTGGCCCGGCTCGAGCGGCAGGAGACGCGTCGCCGGCCGAGCGACGAGCAGCTGCTGGCGCGCGCGATCACGCTCAGCGACGCCTGGCTCGGCGGCATGGCCTCCCCGTCGAGCGTGCGTTGGGTCTCCAACCAGAAGACCCGATGGGGTTCCTGCTCGCCGGGCGACCGATCGATCAGGCTCTCCGAGCGCCTCCAGCAGATGCCGACCTGGGTGGTCGACTACGTGCTGCTCCACGAGCTCGCACATCTCCTCGAGCCGGGTCACGGCCCGGCCTTCTGGGCGTGGGTGGACCGCTATCCCAAGGCCGAGCGCGCCAAGGGCTACCTCTCCGGCTGGTCGGCGGCCGCGCGGCTGGAGCTGCCGGACGGCTATGCCGACGACGGCGGGTCAGCCGGCCAGACGGCGGGCAGCGACGACTGA
- a CDS encoding SGNH/GDSL hydrolase family protein, protein MSLFRNAASLAAAGLAAVALTVVPTGSAGAVDPDEYVALGDSYSAGNGAFSNNLGSCFRNTYAYPYLVAQQRANTDLTFVACGGAVTGDVIEKQVPSLSAATDFVTITIGGNDVGFANVIFNCADSWSFNCQNAVNQMKAKITDELPAKLDATYNAIKAKSPNAKVVVLGYSRMFGKSLSCAGANGITAQEATWANEAADLLDATIGARVAAAGSNFVYKSSVQSWAGHEVCTREPWLNGKSWSVADMYHPTRTGYAKGYVPAVRSVIG, encoded by the coding sequence GTGAGTCTTTTCCGCAATGCCGCTTCCCTGGCCGCAGCCGGCCTCGCCGCCGTCGCCCTGACCGTCGTCCCGACCGGCAGTGCCGGGGCCGTGGACCCGGATGAATACGTCGCTCTCGGCGACTCCTACTCCGCCGGCAACGGTGCGTTCAGCAACAACCTCGGCAGCTGTTTCCGCAACACCTACGCCTACCCCTACCTCGTGGCCCAGCAGCGTGCCAACACCGACCTGACGTTCGTGGCCTGCGGGGGAGCAGTGACGGGAGACGTCATCGAGAAGCAGGTGCCGTCGCTCAGTGCAGCGACCGACTTCGTCACGATCACCATCGGCGGCAACGACGTCGGGTTCGCCAACGTCATCTTCAACTGCGCCGACAGCTGGAGCTTCAACTGCCAGAACGCCGTCAACCAGATGAAGGCCAAGATCACCGACGAGCTGCCCGCCAAGCTCGATGCCACCTACAACGCGATCAAGGCGAAGTCGCCCAACGCGAAGGTCGTCGTCCTCGGCTACAGCCGGATGTTCGGCAAGAGCCTGTCCTGTGCGGGAGCCAACGGCATCACCGCCCAGGAGGCCACCTGGGCCAACGAGGCGGCAGACCTGCTCGACGCCACCATCGGCGCGCGGGTCGCAGCCGCCGGGAGCAACTTCGTCTACAAGAGCTCGGTCCAGTCGTGGGCCGGGCACGAGGTGTGCACGCGCGAGCCGTGGCTCAACGGCAAGTCCTGGAGCGTCGCCGACATGTATCACCCGACCCGCACGGGCTACGCGAAGGGCTATGTCCCGGCGGTGAGGTCGGTCATCGGCTGA
- a CDS encoding helix-turn-helix transcriptional regulator, which produces MKTQAHPLSGLDPLLSIEDLAEYLGVPVTTIYDWRVDGKGPCGVRVGRHVKFTQSDVLAWIEAQREVRPGGNPDGR; this is translated from the coding sequence ATGAAGACCCAAGCGCATCCACTCAGTGGGCTCGACCCGCTGCTCAGCATCGAGGACCTTGCGGAGTACCTCGGGGTGCCAGTCACGACCATTTACGACTGGCGTGTCGACGGCAAGGGTCCATGCGGCGTCCGTGTTGGGCGCCATGTGAAGTTCACACAGAGCGACGTTCTCGCCTGGATCGAGGCCCAGCGCGAGGTTCGGCCCGGCGGGAACCCGGACGGACGGTGA